AGTGATCTAATTGGAATCGAGATTTTTTATTTCCGTTTTTACTATTAGTAACAACTGTAAGCATTGCATTACAATAAGGACATGTTTTCAGACCAATAGTTTCTATAATTTTATGAGCATAACTTTTTCTGAACTCCTCATAATCTAATGCCTCTAAAATTTTTTTGCTAAAAGAATTTGTTTTCTTCCTTGTACTTGCATTTGGCCGATCATAAAATAAATCAGAATCCCATTCTTTTACAAATTGTTCCTGCTCTTCTGGACGGAGAAGAATAAACTTCTTGAAATCAGCTGTAATTTCTTCAAGAACTTGATATTCCTTGTCCAGTGAATTATATGAATTTCTCAATTTTAAAATTTCTGCTTTTGCTTTTGATATAGCACTATTCGCTTGTAAAAGTTCCTTGTCAACAAGTTTTCCAAAGTAATTATCAAGTTTATGGTCTATTCTTATGGGCCGCATCTCTTAATTGTTTATTTTCTTGTTTTAGTTCTTTAATTCTTGTAATCAGATCAACTCCTTTTGTATCGTATTGTTGTTCTTGAAATTTTTCGTTCCACATGTCCTGGAGTTGATTTTTGATTAGTGGCTCCCCAATTATTTCTATAAGGTTTAAACTCGATTCTTTATCAAAATTGAGTTTTTTACTTGTTTTAGCCTTGCTGTTAAGATATTCAATGAGATTGCTGATTTTTTGTTTTGCAAATTCACCAATAGTGTTTTTCAAGAAAAACGAATCGGAATATAGTGTATGAATATTTGAACCAAATGTTTGTTCATTATCTACTGCACTATAATTTAAGGAAGATTCGAAATTTTTCCTTAGGAATACAATGTTGCTTTTGGGTAGATCCGAAACTAAAAATGGAGAATGACTTGCAATAAACAATTGAATTTTGGTGTTTTTAAAAATGGTTCTCTCTGTTGTTGCAAATAGGTATGAAAGAAAATTCTGGAGTGTAGCCAGATACTTCCTCTGCCATTCAGGATGAAAACCAATCTCCGCTTCATCAAGTATAATACAAACTGTTTCTACTTCTGCTTCTGGTGAATTCTCTCTAAGAATTTGGTCCTTTGCATCATATAGTCTTGAAAATAAATCTAAGAACGCTTTTTCGCCACTACTCATATCATGCCATTCTGTGCTAATAAAACCAAAACTTGTTCCATTATTAAATGATTCGAGATATGTTTCGTAGTTTGATAAAAGTTCTACAACTGAGGCTTTGTTCTGTATCTCTATTTTACGACTTCCTTCGTCAAGAGAAGCAGTGTTTTCTACATTATCAATTATAGAATATGCGCTTTCAATTAGATTTGTGATATCTGCGCTACTTACAATAATTTGAGAATTGAAAAATTCTTTTGCTGCGTCATAAATACTTATCTTATTGTAATTTGAAATATTAACTCCCGATAAAATATCAAAATAATCTCCATTGTCGATATTTTTAAAGTAATTATATATAAGCGCTTCAACAAATGCAAGTTTGCATTTATGGTTTAAGGCTCTTGATGATAATAATTCATCAGTGTCAATTCCTTTTTTGATAGTTTTATTGATAAGCGAATATTCTGATCTAATCCTGTCTTTAAAATATGTAAATATCTTTTTGTCCTCAAAATCAATATCTCGAGAGTCATCGATATTGAAATTTACTACGTCAAAAATAAGACTAATGTATTTTGGTGGGGGAAATTCTAGGTTATCCAATAAATTGGAGTTAACCACCTTGATTTGACGCAATATGTTTTTGTGCTTATGGCGTAGTAGGATGTTTTTCCCTGGTAGACTAAAGTTATCAACGTTTGCATCTTTTTCTACTAAGTAATTGGTTGATATGTCGATGAAATCATTTTTATCTGGGTAGGGATATCCTTTTAAATCAAAAATACCTGAGTAAAAAATTGTTTTTGTTTTGTTTAATTCTATGATTTCTGTTAGACGTGACGAAAACAAAGGATAAAGACAAATTGGTATTTTGTCCCTTGAATTGTAATTAATTTTTATCTGCCATTCGTCTTTATATAATGGAGATTCGAAGTCTTCAGAAGCTTCTATAAATTCGTAGAGAGTATGATATACTTGTATCTTTTCCCCAAAACGAAGAACAGCAAGAAATTTGTCATTGTAATGTAGTCTGCTTGTATAAAAACGCTTTAAAAACTCAAGAAAACTAGTTTTACCTGCTCCATTTTCACCAATAAAGGCGGTGATATTTCGGATATTAGAAGAGTAAAAGTTTGAAGGGAAAGTGTGTAGTTTTATTATTTGTAGTTCTAGTTCTCTTGACTCTTTAGAATATTTCGAAAGAGTAAAGCTATATTCTCCGGTTAACGAAACCTCCTGAGGACTCGCTATTCCATCACAGTTTTCTATAAAAAAATACAATAATTCCATTTATTACAATGTTTATTTCAGAAATATTTGTCCCAAAACAATGTGCTTGTATTCTGCTGCATCAATGTTCTTACGGAGCTTGTCCGCTGTTTTCCAGAGTTGCTTTTCTCGGGGTTCTTCTGTTCCGTTTCCGTTTTTCTTTGCCATGTAGCCTATTCGTATTTTCAATGAAAGTTTAAAGGTAGCTATTTATTTGCGGTGTGCTGGTTCAAAATCAGCTCCTTTGTGCACCTTCATTTGTTGATTATATATATTAAAAGTAGCAATCATTTTCCAAAAAACATCAAAATGCGCTGCTGTTTCTTCTGTAAATAAAAATGCACCTCTTCGGGAAGTGCAAAAATCATCTTTTCGATCGTCAATATATTCCCCATCCAGCCGCAGCTCAAGTTAGTTTGCCGAGCTGCCATAATGCCCATGTCTTTTACCGTTTGGGAAATTGGGTTTGTTCACTGGAAAACGCACCAATTCAATGCCTTTTTATTGGCAATTAGCTGAATTACAATTGTTACATATGGTTGCATCAACCTGTTTTGGCTAGTATCAACAGCCATTCAATGGAGAAGTTCCAGCAGCTGGCAAAGCATGCCGTTACTATCCTTATTTCGTATTTAAATCTACTGTCCTAATTTCTTCGCCTATGCAAGCTTTCCCCTTACCCAGCTGTCGTGCTGCTGTGCCCAATACTCCGAAAAGGTTCCAAGCCGTGCGGCGGTTCTTGGATGGCAGAGTGGAATTACGGAATAGGGT
The genomic region above belongs to Williamwhitmania sp. and contains:
- a CDS encoding AAA family ATPase, with the protein product MELLYFFIENCDGIASPQEVSLTGEYSFTLSKYSKESRELELQIIKLHTFPSNFYSSNIRNITAFIGENGAGKTSFLEFLKRFYTSRLHYNDKFLAVLRFGEKIQVYHTLYEFIEASEDFESPLYKDEWQIKINYNSRDKIPICLYPLFSSRLTEIIELNKTKTIFYSGIFDLKGYPYPDKNDFIDISTNYLVEKDANVDNFSLPGKNILLRHKHKNILRQIKVVNSNLLDNLEFPPPKYISLIFDVVNFNIDDSRDIDFEDKKIFTYFKDRIRSEYSLINKTIKKGIDTDELLSSRALNHKCKLAFVEALIYNYFKNIDNGDYFDILSGVNISNYNKISIYDAAKEFFNSQIIVSSADITNLIESAYSIIDNVENTASLDEGSRKIEIQNKASVVELLSNYETYLESFNNGTSFGFISTEWHDMSSGEKAFLDLFSRLYDAKDQILRENSPEAEVETVCIILDEAEIGFHPEWQRKYLATLQNFLSYLFATTERTIFKNTKIQLFIASHSPFLVSDLPKSNIVFLRKNFESSLNYSAVDNEQTFGSNIHTLYSDSFFLKNTIGEFAKQKISNLIEYLNSKAKTSKKLNFDKESSLNLIEIIGEPLIKNQLQDMWNEKFQEQQYDTKGVDLITRIKELKQENKQLRDAAHKNRP
- a CDS encoding type I restriction-modification system subunit M N-terminal domain-containing protein, translating into MAKKNGNGTEEPREKQLWKTADKLRKNIDAAEYKHIVLGQIFLK